One Burkholderia cepacia genomic window carries:
- a CDS encoding chromate transporter translates to MTTTIATNAPTYSLGKLVAYMLRLGTFGFGGPVALAGYMRRDLVERRGWITEADYKEGLTLAQLAPGPMAAQLAIYLGFVHYRLLGATLVGIAFVLPSFLMVLALGFAYAHFGGLSWMQAVFYGVGAAVVGIIAMSAYKLTTKTVGNDRLLWAIFLTLAAVTLITESEIAWLFIVAGLIGWFRRAPPKWLHKGGLNALAGANLPAATGLLSGIDLPQLVQIGAFFMKAGAFVFGSGLAIVPFLYGGVVTEHHWLNDKQFVDAVAVAMITPGPVVITVGFIGYLVAGLPGACVAALGTFLPCYLFTVIPAPYVKKYGHRPGVKAFVDGITAAAVGAITGSVLVIAKRSIVDVPTALLAVTTVLLLWRFKKLQEPVIVIAAALFGLVAYPLLHR, encoded by the coding sequence ATGACCACGACGATTGCCACGAATGCGCCGACCTACTCGCTTGGCAAACTGGTCGCCTACATGCTGCGTCTCGGCACGTTCGGTTTCGGCGGACCGGTCGCGCTCGCAGGCTATATGCGTCGCGATCTGGTCGAGCGACGCGGCTGGATCACCGAGGCCGATTACAAGGAAGGGCTCACGCTGGCCCAGCTCGCACCGGGGCCGATGGCGGCCCAGCTCGCGATCTATCTCGGGTTCGTCCACTACCGCCTTCTCGGGGCGACACTCGTCGGCATCGCGTTCGTGCTGCCGTCGTTCCTGATGGTGCTCGCGCTCGGGTTCGCGTACGCGCATTTTGGCGGGCTGTCGTGGATGCAGGCCGTCTTCTACGGCGTCGGTGCCGCGGTGGTCGGCATCATCGCGATGAGCGCTTACAAGCTCACGACCAAGACAGTCGGCAACGACAGGCTCCTTTGGGCGATCTTCCTGACGCTGGCTGCCGTGACCTTAATCACGGAATCGGAAATCGCATGGCTCTTCATCGTCGCCGGGCTGATCGGCTGGTTCCGGCGCGCGCCGCCGAAATGGCTGCACAAGGGCGGGCTGAACGCGCTCGCCGGCGCGAACCTGCCGGCGGCAACCGGCCTGCTGAGCGGCATCGACCTGCCGCAGCTCGTCCAGATCGGTGCGTTCTTCATGAAGGCCGGCGCGTTCGTGTTCGGCTCCGGACTCGCGATCGTGCCGTTCCTCTATGGCGGCGTCGTTACCGAACATCACTGGCTGAACGACAAGCAGTTCGTGGATGCCGTTGCGGTCGCGATGATCACGCCGGGCCCGGTCGTGATCACCGTCGGCTTTATCGGGTACCTCGTGGCGGGCCTGCCTGGCGCATGCGTCGCCGCGCTCGGGACATTCCTGCCGTGTTACCTGTTCACGGTCATTCCCGCGCCCTACGTGAAGAAGTACGGGCACCGTCCGGGCGTCAAGGCATTCGTCGATGGCATTACGGCTGCAGCAGTCGGCGCGATCACGGGCTCCGTCCTCGTCATCGCGAAGCGGTCGATCGTCGACGTCCCGACCGCACTGCTCGCCGTCACGACCGTGCTGCTGCTGTGGCGCTTCAAGAAGCTTCAGGAACCGGTGATCGTGATCGCGGCGGCACTCTTCGGGCTGGTGGCTTACCCGTTGCTCCATCGTTGA
- a CDS encoding chromate resistance protein ChrB domain-containing protein: MKAVSTWSLLVLTLPTENATARMRFWRALKAKGCAVLRDGIYLLPYTEERERMLRELAGAIAESGGTAHLLRAPSLDASQEGEFRALFDRDEEYAAFNGALADARKTLAGQSATELARLLRRLRKDFDAIRAIDYFPGDSATRAEVALQDFGALVDTVLSPGEPHAADRVIRPLAIGEYQGRAWATRQRMWVDRVASAWLIRRFIDAQARFIWLASPADCPADALGFDFDGATFTHVGERVTFEVLLASFGLDKDPALMRVGEIVHALDVGGSAAPEAAGFEAVMAGTRQRAESDEQLLEQMGAVLDALYVHFASNGKSETGGR, encoded by the coding sequence ATGAAAGCTGTTTCCACATGGTCGCTGCTTGTTCTGACCCTCCCGACGGAAAACGCGACGGCCCGCATGCGGTTCTGGCGCGCGCTCAAGGCGAAAGGCTGTGCCGTGCTGCGCGACGGCATTTACCTGTTGCCGTACACGGAGGAGCGGGAACGCATGCTGCGCGAGCTCGCGGGTGCGATCGCCGAAAGCGGCGGCACCGCCCACCTGTTGCGTGCGCCGAGCCTCGACGCGTCGCAGGAAGGGGAATTCCGCGCGCTGTTCGATCGCGACGAGGAGTACGCCGCCTTCAACGGGGCGCTCGCGGACGCCCGCAAGACGCTTGCCGGGCAGTCCGCCACGGAACTGGCACGGCTGCTGCGCCGCCTGCGCAAGGATTTCGACGCGATCCGGGCGATCGACTATTTCCCGGGTGATTCGGCCACCCGCGCCGAAGTCGCTCTGCAGGATTTCGGTGCGCTGGTCGACACGGTGCTGTCGCCGGGCGAGCCGCATGCCGCGGACCGCGTCATTCGTCCGCTCGCGATCGGCGAGTACCAAGGACGCGCCTGGGCGACGCGACAGCGGATGTGGGTCGATCGCGTCGCCAGTGCGTGGCTGATCCGCCGATTCATCGACGCGCAAGCGCGCTTCATCTGGCTCGCGTCGCCGGCGGACTGCCCGGCTGACGCGCTGGGCTTCGATTTCGATGGCGCGACTTTTACGCACGTGGGCGAGCGCGTGACATTTGAAGTTCTGCTGGCCAGCTTCGGACTCGACAAGGATCCGGCATTGATGCGCGTCGGCGAGATCGTGCACGCGCTCGATGTGGGCGGTTCCGCCGCGCCTGAAGCAGCGGGCTTCGAGGCCGTGATGGCCGGCACGCGCCAACGCGCCGAAAGCGACGAACAATTGCTGGAGCAGATGGGCGCGGTGCTCGACGCGCTGTACGTGCACTTCGCATCGAATGGAAAGAGCGAAACCGGGGGACGTTGA
- a CDS encoding MFS transporter, translated as MSHSVATPSPSRAAAVFRVTAGNFLEQFDFFLFGFYATQIASVFFPSTSEFASLMMTFAVFGAGFLMRPLGAIVLGAYIDEVGRRKGLIVTLSIMASGTILIAFVPGYATIGLLAPAAVLAGRLLQGFSAGAELGGVSVYLAELATPGRKGFFTSWQSASQQVAIVIAAALGFALNQWLSASTIAAWGWRVPFLVGCLIVPFIFMLRRNLEETEEYAQRRHRPSMREVFATLARNWGVVVAGMMLVAMTTTSFYLITVYAPTFGKTVLHLSTADSLLVTLCVGVSNFVWLPIGGALSDRFGRRPVLLAMTALNVLTAYPALSFLAHAPSFVNMLLVLLWLSFMYGIYNGAMVVALTEVMPVQVRVAGFSLAYSLATAVFGGFTPAISTGLIHMTGDKAAPGYWMSFAAACAFGATVLLYSRRRDALRAA; from the coding sequence ATGTCACATTCCGTGGCCACCCCTTCCCCGTCCAGGGCCGCGGCCGTATTCCGCGTCACGGCCGGCAATTTTCTCGAGCAGTTCGATTTCTTCCTGTTCGGCTTCTACGCCACGCAGATCGCGTCGGTGTTCTTCCCGTCGACGAGCGAATTCGCGTCGCTGATGATGACCTTCGCGGTGTTCGGCGCGGGCTTCCTGATGCGGCCGCTCGGTGCGATCGTGCTCGGCGCGTACATCGACGAGGTCGGCCGCCGCAAGGGCCTGATCGTCACGCTGTCGATCATGGCGAGCGGCACCATCCTGATCGCGTTCGTGCCGGGCTACGCGACGATCGGGCTGCTCGCGCCGGCCGCCGTGCTCGCCGGCCGGCTGCTGCAGGGCTTCTCCGCGGGCGCGGAACTGGGCGGCGTGTCGGTCTATCTGGCCGAATTGGCGACGCCCGGCCGCAAGGGCTTCTTCACGAGCTGGCAATCGGCGAGCCAGCAGGTGGCGATCGTCATCGCGGCGGCCCTCGGCTTCGCGCTCAATCAGTGGCTGAGCGCGTCGACCATCGCCGCGTGGGGATGGCGCGTGCCGTTCCTCGTCGGCTGCCTGATCGTGCCGTTCATCTTCATGCTGCGCCGCAACCTGGAGGAAACCGAAGAATATGCGCAGCGCCGCCATCGCCCGTCGATGCGCGAGGTGTTCGCGACGCTCGCGCGCAACTGGGGCGTCGTGGTCGCCGGCATGATGCTGGTCGCGATGACCACCACGAGCTTCTACCTGATCACCGTCTACGCGCCGACCTTCGGCAAGACCGTGCTGCATCTGAGCACCGCCGACAGCCTGCTCGTGACGCTCTGCGTGGGCGTGTCGAACTTCGTGTGGCTGCCGATCGGCGGTGCGCTGTCCGACCGTTTCGGCCGCCGCCCGGTGCTGCTCGCGATGACCGCGCTGAACGTGCTGACCGCGTACCCCGCGCTGTCGTTCCTCGCGCACGCGCCGTCGTTCGTCAACATGCTGCTCGTCCTGCTCTGGCTCTCGTTCATGTACGGGATCTATAACGGTGCGATGGTCGTCGCGCTCACCGAAGTGATGCCGGTGCAGGTGCGTGTCGCGGGCTTCTCGCTCGCGTACAGCCTCGCGACGGCCGTGTTCGGCGGCTTCACGCCGGCCATCTCGACCGGGCTCATTCACATGACGGGCGACAAGGCCGCACCCGGCTACTGGATGAGCTTCGCCGCCGCGTGCGCGTTCGGCGCGACGGTGCTGCTGTACAGCCGCCGCCGCGACGCGCTGCGCGCCGCGTGA
- a CDS encoding substrate-binding domain-containing protein translates to MNHRPFTRRAAIWLAAAALAATALQARAAELHVMSSGGFTAAYQQLGPGFTAATGDTLDTIRGPSMGKSPEAIPNRLARGEPADAVIMVGYALDDLIKQGKVIPGSRVELADSRIGMVVRAGAPKPDIGTVDGLKDALLHAKSIAYSDSASGVYIERELFRKLGIDAQVRPKAAMVPKIPVASVVANGDYEIGFQQVSELLPVPGVTYVGKIPESLQSVTRFAAGIPVGAAHPENARKLLDYLASPQAQPVVRATGLDSVTTR, encoded by the coding sequence ATGAACCATCGACCATTCACCCGCCGCGCGGCAATCTGGCTCGCCGCCGCCGCGCTCGCCGCCACCGCGCTCCAGGCCCGCGCCGCCGAACTGCACGTGATGAGCTCGGGCGGCTTCACCGCCGCCTACCAGCAGCTCGGCCCCGGCTTCACCGCCGCGACCGGCGACACGCTCGACACGATCCGCGGCCCGTCGATGGGCAAGTCGCCCGAAGCGATTCCGAACCGGCTCGCGCGCGGCGAGCCCGCCGACGCCGTGATCATGGTCGGCTACGCGCTGGACGATCTGATCAAGCAAGGCAAGGTCATCCCGGGATCCCGCGTCGAGCTGGCCGATTCGCGCATCGGCATGGTCGTGCGCGCGGGCGCGCCGAAACCGGACATCGGCACCGTCGACGGGCTGAAGGACGCGCTGCTGCACGCGAAATCGATCGCCTACTCCGACAGCGCGAGCGGCGTGTATATCGAACGCGAGTTGTTCAGGAAGCTCGGCATCGATGCGCAGGTTCGCCCGAAGGCGGCGATGGTGCCGAAGATCCCGGTGGCGTCGGTCGTCGCGAACGGCGACTACGAAATCGGCTTCCAGCAGGTCAGCGAGCTGCTGCCGGTGCCGGGCGTCACGTACGTCGGCAAGATTCCCGAATCGCTGCAGTCCGTCACGCGCTTCGCCGCCGGCATCCCCGTCGGCGCCGCGCATCCGGAGAACGCGAGGAAGCTGCTCGACTATCTGGCGTCGCCGCAGGCGCAGCCGGTCGTGCGCGCGACCGGGCTCGATTCGGTGACGACGCGCTGA
- a CDS encoding DUF805 domain-containing protein produces the protein MSKNLRLGAGSYLLLMSLGLIAWSLLTGFACIGFAAKGKLGLAELNRIVSLLGTALGIAFYAASTRRLRDLNFPGWTVKVLAFPLIGVIVLPVLCFLSGHRWDNQFGPAPAPSGFVKIAAALILFAIAVVTARWALGVYVQTRYLLAAGL, from the coding sequence ATGTCCAAGAACCTTCGCCTCGGCGCAGGCAGCTACCTGCTTTTGATGTCGCTCGGCTTGATCGCATGGTCGCTGCTGACCGGGTTCGCCTGCATCGGCTTCGCCGCGAAAGGGAAGCTCGGGCTCGCCGAGCTGAACAGGATCGTGTCGCTGCTCGGCACGGCGCTCGGCATCGCGTTCTACGCGGCGTCGACCCGACGCCTGCGCGACCTGAACTTCCCCGGCTGGACCGTCAAGGTGCTCGCGTTTCCGCTCATCGGCGTGATCGTGCTGCCGGTGCTGTGCTTCCTGTCCGGCCACCGCTGGGACAATCAGTTCGGGCCGGCGCCCGCGCCGTCCGGGTTCGTCAAGATCGCGGCCGCGCTGATCCTGTTCGCGATCGCTGTCGTGACCGCGCGCTGGGCGCTCGGCGTGTATGTTCAGACACGCTATCTGCTCGCCGCCGGCCTCTGA